From Apium graveolens cultivar Ventura chromosome 9, ASM990537v1, whole genome shotgun sequence, the proteins below share one genomic window:
- the LOC141683775 gene encoding uncharacterized protein LOC141683775, which translates to MTNLTNLSFVALDISGENYLSWVQDVKLHLGSKKLGNTIKAENTSTIEENFTSIIFLRHHMHEDLKSEYLEVEDPFILWENLKDRFDHQKLVYLPAAENDWANLRVQDFKSVRAYSSALFKISSRLIMCGEIVTEKRKIDKTLSTFHPNNINLAEMYRERKFTKFGDLLSTLLVAEQNHELVIKNHQSRPTGSAPLPEVNNTTFQQNVRGKGHRGGRGHGRYRGRGRGRGHFRPYYSFGHQKWQPETQSKRKAPQGGKTNNLCHKCGMEGHWSRNCYIPQHLVDLYQSSKRSKGKMVETNFANNLDDSLIISTGGISVNGPNETNETPMWEAED; encoded by the coding sequence ATGACAAATCTTACAAACTTGTCGTTCGTTGCATTGGACATTTCTGGGGAGAATTATCTATCGTGGGTACAAGATGTAAAGTTGCATTTGGGTTCAAAGAAATTAGGCAACACAATAAAGGCAGAAAACACATCCACAATTGAAGAAAATTTTACCTCTATTATTTTCCTTCGACACCACATGCATGAAGATCTAAAATCTGAGTACCTAGAAGTCGAGGATCCctttattttatgggaaaatctaAAGGATAGGTTCGATCATCAGAAACTAGTTTATCTACCTGCAGCTGAAAATGATTGGGCTAATCTAAGGGTTCAAGATTTTAAGAGTGTTCGGGCATATAGCTCAGCACTATTCAAAATAAGTTCTAGGCTCATTATGTGTGGTGAGATTGTTACTGAGAAAAGAAAGATCGACAAAACATTATCCACTTTTCATCCCAATAATATCAACTTAGCCGAGATGTACAGGGAGCGCAAGTTTACCAAGTTTGGGGATCTCCTTTCAACCCTCCTTGTTGCCGAGCAGAATCATGAATTGGTGATTAAGAATCATCAATCCCGTCCAACGGGATCTGCCCCTTTACCAGAAGTAAATAACACGACATTCCAGCAGAATGTACGTGGAAAAGGGCATAGAGGTGGACGAGGCCATGGTCGCTACCGTGGACGAGGCCGTGGTCGTGGGCATTTTCGTCCTTATTATAGCTTTGGTCACCAGAAGTGGCAACCTGAAACACAGAGCAAAAGAAAGGCACCACAAGGAGGGAAAACTAACAATTTATGTCACAAGTGTGGAATGGAAGGGCATTGGTCACGTAATTGTTATATCCCACAACATCTTGTTGATTTATATCAGTCATCTAAAAGATCAAAAGGGAAAATGGTGGAAACCAATTTCGCCAACAACTTAGATGATTCTCTTATAATATCAACCGGGGGAATAAGCGTTAATGGTCCTAATGAGACTAACGAAACTCCCATGTGGGAGGCTGAGGATTAG